Genomic segment of Candidatus Micrarchaeota archaeon:
CAAGAAAATATTCGCAACAGTTGTCCGAACTGACCGAAGATATGATCGAAGAGAGTAAAAAGTTACTCAGAGCCATGGGTATACCTACCGTAGATGCGCCGAGCGAAGGCGAGGCGCAGGCGGCATGGATGTCGGCAAAAGGACTTGTATACGGCGTTGTTTCTCAAGATTTTGATTCTCTGTTGTTCGGGGCTAAACGACTCATCAGAAACCTATCGATAACCGGACGACGTAAACTCCCGGGACGGGAGGTCTATGTAAAGATACCTGTAGAACTTATTGAACTTGAGGAAACATTAGAAACACTGGGGATAACAAGGGAAAAGTTGATATGGATAGGTGTACTGGTGGGCACGGATTACAACAAAGGGGTCAAGGGAATCGGACCGAAGACGGCATTAAAACTCGTAAGAAAATACGATTCTTTAGACGGATTGTTGGAATTTGTAGAAAACAAGTACGGTTATGTTTTTCCCGAGGATGTGCAATCAATAATCGAATTTTTCAGGAAACCGAAGATAAAAGAGGACCTGCCGAACATCGAATTAAGACGTCCTGATGAAGCACGGATCAAAGAACTGTTGTGTGACGTCCATAACTTCTCCGAAACAAGGGTTGAAAACGCGTTGGAAAAGATGCACAGAATAT
This window contains:
- a CDS encoding flap endonuclease-1, coding for MGVDIKSIVQPKEVSISDLSGKSLAFDAFNIIYQFLSSIRQPDGTPLMDENGNITSHLSGLFYRNINFLEAGIKPIYVFDGEPPEFKVATLEDRTKRKKEAELKYKEALEKGLLKEARKYSQQLSELTEDMIEESKKLLRAMGIPTVDAPSEGEAQAAWMSAKGLVYGVVSQDFDSLLFGAKRLIRNLSITGRRKLPGREVYVKIPVELIELEETLETLGITREKLIWIGVLVGTDYNKGVKGIGPKTALKLVRKYDSLDGLLEFVENKYGYVFPEDVQSIIEFFRKPKIKEDLPNIELRRPDEARIKELLCDVHNFSETRVENALEKMHRIYNERYLQKSIKDFFGT